The genome window TGGCTTGCCGAAGAAAGTCGGGAGCTCCGTGCCGAGGAAAAGTCCAGGACCTCGTGACACGGTTTCTCCGTTCTCTTCCCACGGAGAAGCATCGTTTCAAGGCGGAGGGAGAGGGACGGAAGATGGGTACCTGGGGCGGCCGCCCACAGCGGTCGCCCCCAGGTCTCGCCCAGCAGGCTTAGATGGGAGTACCCTGCGGCGGAAGGGGGCTTCCGTGCTTCGAACGGACGGGGAGCAATTTCCCCGCAGCCAGGGCGAATCCCTCTTTCTAGCGAAATCCCGCTCGCCGGTGCGATAGGCGACTCTTTCGCTGCCAATCCGATGGCCCGACCGGAGGCGGAGTGTTTCCGTCTCAGGCGCTGCGGAGGCGGCGGAGGACTTTCATCACCTGACTGCCGCCCCGCCCGAAGAAATCGTACAGCTTTACGTACTCTTGGAAGAGCCGATCGTAGATTTTCCTGTGCTCAGGCACCGGACGGAAGCTTTCGTCCCGCAGGTGAGCCATCGCGGGGATGGCTTGCTGAATGCTGTCGTAGCCACCCGCCTGGCTTCCGGCTGCCACAGCGCCATACATTGCAGCGCCCAGGGCCCCAGCGAATTCCGAACGAGCCACTTTGATCTCGCGGCCCAGCACGTCCGCGTAGATTTGCATGAGCATGCGATTCCGGGTGAGGCCACCGCACGCGTAGAACTCCTCTACCTCGACGCCCCCGCGCTGGAAGGTCTCCACGATGACCCGCGTCCCAAACGCCGTAGCCTCGATGAGGGCACGGTAGACCTCCTCTGGGGTCGTGGTCAGGGTGGGGCCAATCAACAGGCCGCTGAGATCGTAATCGATCAGGACAGAGCGGCAACCGTTCCACCAATCCAGAGCGAGGAGACCCGACTGCCCTGGTTTCAAAGCGGCTGCCTTCTCCTCCAGGAGAGCGTGGAGGCTGATCCCCCTTCGTTCGGCCTCCTCGTGATAGCGGGGCGGCACAGCATTGCGGACGAACCAGGCGAAGATGTCGCCGACGGCCGCCTGACCAGCCTCGTAGCCGAAGTAGCCGGGCAAGATACCATCTTCCACCACGCCACTGATGCCCTCGATCGGCAGGCGCTTTTCGGCGACCACCATATGGCAGGTAGACGTACCCATGATCAGGGCCATCTTGCCAGGGCCATCGACCGTAGTGGCCGGCACCCCCACGTGCGCGTCGATCACGCTCACGGCCACGGGGGTGCCGGGCTGCAAGCCCGTGGCGCGAGCCATCCGTTCCGTGAGATCACCAGCCTTCCGACCGATGGGGACAACCTCCCCCCTCAGCTTTTCCTCCACCAGGTTTTCCAGCCGCGGATCCAGAGCGCGAAAAAATTCCCTGCTCGGGTAACCGATCCCCTTCTGCCAGATGGCCTTGTAGCCGGCGTGGCACGAGCTGCGCTTCAGCTCGCCCGTAAGCTGCAGCACAATCCAGTCCCCGGCCTCGAGAAACTGGTCGGCCAGTACGTACATTTCCGGATCCTCATCGAGGATCTGCATGATCTTGGGGATCAGCCACTCGCTGGAGATCTTGCCCCCGTAGTATCGGAGCCAGACTTCCCCGCGCTGCTCGGCTATCTCTTTGAGCCGATTGGCCTCGGGCTCTGCTGCGTGGTGCTTCCACAGTTTGACCCAGGCGTGCGGGCGGCTCTGCAATTCGGGCCGGAAGCACAGGGGCTGGCCGGTCCCGTCAATCGGCAACATCGTGCAGGAGGTGAAATCGATCCCAATTCCCACAACCTGTTCCGCCCTGATCCCGGCTGTCCGCAACACGGCTGGAATCGCCTCGTGGAGCGCATCGAGGTAGTCCTGGGGATGCTGGAGCGCCCAGTCCGGCTCGAGCTTCTGCCCATCGGGGAGCTCCCGATCCATTACCCCGTGCGGGTACACAAAGACTTCGGTGGCGACCTCCTCGCCGGTCGCGACGTCCACCAGCAGTGCCCTGGCCGACTCCGTCCCGAAGTCGATCCCAAGCGAACATCGCCGATCGCCCATCTTGCCCTCCGTGTGGCTTCGTGTCCGGTTTTTCCCTGCCGTTTGTTGAAGCGCGGGAAGCACCGACATCCCTCCTCGCGCGCTGCGCCGCTTCAAACCCGATCACTCGCGATTATGCCGCCCTCCATCGCCGAGGCCAGGCAAGAGCTCGCAGAGGCCCAGGGGTTCACTCCCACTGGTCCACGTGGACAATGGCCTTGACCACGTTGTCCCGGTAATGGACCGCCGTCGCCAGCGCCTGTTCTGCTCGGGAAAAAGGGAAGACATGGGAGATCAGCGGCCGCACATCCACCAGGCCTCGTTCGAGCATGGGGATGGTAAACTCGTACACATGTTTCATTCGCCGCACCATGTAGATCGTGAGGCCCTTGCGCCGCGAGGGGGTCGACTTGAACTGGATCCACTCGTCCACGGGAATGCCGATGAGAACAACGATCCCTCCCGGTCGAACCATCTCCACGGCCTGTTCGGGTGTCTCTCGGACGCCCGCTGCTTCGAACACCACATCCACGCCGCGCCCATGGGTAAGACTACTGACCGCCTCCACCACATCAGCCTCCGAGGGATTGAGGGTGTGGTCGGCGCCCAGCCTGCGCGCAAGTTCCAGCCGGTACTCGAGAGGATCCGTGACGATGATCTGGGCGGCCCCGGAGACCCGCAGGACTAACAGCGTGCAGAGCCCGATTGGCCCCGCACCGAGGATCGCGGCCGTCCATCCCGGCTTGAAATGACCCAGGCGCACCGAATGGAGTGCCACTCCCAAGGGCTCAAGGAGGGCACCCTCATCGTAGCTGATCCCGTCGGGCAACGGGTAAAGAAGCTCGGCCGGGTAGGCCATGTACTCCCGGAAGCTTCCGTCCACGGGCGGTGTGCCGCAGAACTGCACCTGAGGGCACAGGTTTGGGTGACCCGTCCGGCACATTTCGCAGTGCCCACAATGGCGGGCCGGCTCCACGGCGACCCGCTGGCCTGGGCGCACACGCTCAACTCCCGAAGCCACCTCGACAACCTCCGCCGAAAACTCGTGGCCCAGGATCAGTGGGCCAGGCATTTCCTCCTCTCCGAGCCTCCCGTGCAGGTAGCGGTGGCTGTCGGAGGCACACACGCCTACGGATTTCACCCTAAGCAGTACCTCACCCGGTGCCACCTGAGGCACAGGAAGGTCTCGGAATTCCACCTTCTCGGGACCGAGTAGATAAAGGGCCCTCATCTCTCTCCGCTCCGTCGATCGAACCAGCCTGCCTTGCAGCAAACCTCCCACTCGGGCGTCGCGGCTGCCACCCTCGCGCC of candidate division KSB1 bacterium contains these proteins:
- a CDS encoding ribulokinase, whose protein sequence is MGDRRCSLGIDFGTESARALLVDVATGEEVATEVFVYPHGVMDRELPDGQKLEPDWALQHPQDYLDALHEAIPAVLRTAGIRAEQVVGIGIDFTSCTMLPIDGTGQPLCFRPELQSRPHAWVKLWKHHAAEPEANRLKEIAEQRGEVWLRYYGGKISSEWLIPKIMQILDEDPEMYVLADQFLEAGDWIVLQLTGELKRSSCHAGYKAIWQKGIGYPSREFFRALDPRLENLVEEKLRGEVVPIGRKAGDLTERMARATGLQPGTPVAVSVIDAHVGVPATTVDGPGKMALIMGTSTCHMVVAEKRLPIEGISGVVEDGILPGYFGYEAGQAAVGDIFAWFVRNAVPPRYHEEAERRGISLHALLEEKAAALKPGQSGLLALDWWNGCRSVLIDYDLSGLLIGPTLTTTPEEVYRALIEATAFGTRVIVETFQRGGVEVEEFYACGGLTRNRMLMQIYADVLGREIKVARSEFAGALGAAMYGAVAAGSQAGGYDSIQQAIPAMAHLRDESFRPVPEHRKIYDRLFQEYVKLYDFFGRGGSQVMKVLRRLRSA
- a CDS encoding NAD(P)-dependent alcohol dehydrogenase encodes the protein MRALYLLGPEKVEFRDLPVPQVAPGEVLLRVKSVGVCASDSHRYLHGRLGEEEMPGPLILGHEFSAEVVEVASGVERVRPGQRVAVEPARHCGHCEMCRTGHPNLCPQVQFCGTPPVDGSFREYMAYPAELLYPLPDGISYDEGALLEPLGVALHSVRLGHFKPGWTAAILGAGPIGLCTLLVLRVSGAAQIIVTDPLEYRLELARRLGADHTLNPSEADVVEAVSSLTHGRGVDVVFEAAGVRETPEQAVEMVRPGGIVVLIGIPVDEWIQFKSTPSRRKGLTIYMVRRMKHVYEFTIPMLERGLVDVRPLISHVFPFSRAEQALATAVHYRDNVVKAIVHVDQWE